In Vitis vinifera cultivar Pinot Noir 40024 chromosome 11, ASM3070453v1, a genomic segment contains:
- the LOC100268126 gene encoding photosystem I chlorophyll a/b-binding protein 6, chloroplastic isoform X1, with protein MALSIASTAFSSLPTREVSSKHFPRKLTTWLPGRVRLNATKGVSSVCEPLPPDRPLWFPGSSPPEWLDGSLPGDFGFDPLGLGSDPELLRWFAQAELMHSRWAMLAVAGILIPECLERLGFIENFSWYDAGAQEFFADPTTLFVVQLALMGWVEGRRWADLINPGCVDIQLTFPNKAKPKPDVGYPGGLWFDPFMWGRGSPEPVMVLRTKEIKNGRLAMLAFVGFCFQAIYTGEGPIENLMAHIADPGHCNVFSAFTSQ; from the exons ATGGCACTCTCCATTGCTTCTACGGCATTTTCTAGCCTTCCAACCAG GGAAGTATCTTCAAAACATTTTCCACGAAAACTGACAACATGGTTACCAGGAAGAGTTCGTTTGAATGCAACAAAAGGGGTATCTAGTGTTTGTGAACCACTTCCTCCCGACAGGCCATTGTGGTTCCCTGGTAGCTCACCTCCTGAGTGGCTTGATGGCAG TCTTCCTGGTGATTTTGGCTTCGACCCGCTTGGATTAG GGTCTGATCCGGAGTTACTTCGATGGTTTGCACAAGCTGAGCTGATGCACAGCAGATGGGCAATGCTTGCTGTAGCTGGGATTCTCATTCCAGAGTGCCTTGAGAGACTAGGCTTCATTGAGAATTTCTCCTGGTATGATGCTGGAGCCCAGGAGTTCTTTGCAGATCCCACAACCTTATTTGTTGTACAGTTAGCTTTGATGGGCTGGGTGGAGGGAAGAAGATGGGCTGATTTGATAAACCCTGGGTGTGTTGACATACAGCTCACGTTTCCAAATAAAGCAAAGCCAAAGCCTGATGTTGGATACCCGGGTGGCCTTTGGTTTGATCCCTTCATGTGGGGAAGAGGGTCTCCAGAGCCTGTGATGGTGCTAAGGACCAAGGAGATCAAGAACGGGCGTCTTGCAATGCTAGCTTTCGTGGGGTTCTGTTTCCAAGCCATTTATACTGGGGAAGGCCCCATTGAAAACTTGATGGCACATATTGCAGACCCTGGCCACTGCAATGTTTTCTCG GCTTTCACATCACAGTGA
- the LOC100268126 gene encoding photosystem I chlorophyll a/b-binding protein 6, chloroplastic isoform X2 has product MQQKGYLVFVNHFLPTGHCGSLVAHLLSGLMAGSDPELLRWFAQAELMHSRWAMLAVAGILIPECLERLGFIENFSWYDAGAQEFFADPTTLFVVQLALMGWVEGRRWADLINPGCVDIQLTFPNKAKPKPDVGYPGGLWFDPFMWGRGSPEPVMVLRTKEIKNGRLAMLAFVGFCFQAIYTGEGPIENLMAHIADPGHCNVFSAFTSQ; this is encoded by the exons ATGCAACAAAAGGGGTATCTAGTGTTTGTGAACCACTTCCTCCCGACAGGCCATTGTGGTTCCCTGGTAGCTCACCTCCTGAGTGGCTTGATGGCAG GGTCTGATCCGGAGTTACTTCGATGGTTTGCACAAGCTGAGCTGATGCACAGCAGATGGGCAATGCTTGCTGTAGCTGGGATTCTCATTCCAGAGTGCCTTGAGAGACTAGGCTTCATTGAGAATTTCTCCTGGTATGATGCTGGAGCCCAGGAGTTCTTTGCAGATCCCACAACCTTATTTGTTGTACAGTTAGCTTTGATGGGCTGGGTGGAGGGAAGAAGATGGGCTGATTTGATAAACCCTGGGTGTGTTGACATACAGCTCACGTTTCCAAATAAAGCAAAGCCAAAGCCTGATGTTGGATACCCGGGTGGCCTTTGGTTTGATCCCTTCATGTGGGGAAGAGGGTCTCCAGAGCCTGTGATGGTGCTAAGGACCAAGGAGATCAAGAACGGGCGTCTTGCAATGCTAGCTTTCGTGGGGTTCTGTTTCCAAGCCATTTATACTGGGGAAGGCCCCATTGAAAACTTGATGGCACATATTGCAGACCCTGGCCACTGCAATGTTTTCTCG GCTTTCACATCACAGTGA
- the LOC109121417 gene encoding pollen receptor-like kinase 3 translates to MAAVRLLLRSHLLIFFFLFLSFFPLSLSLSENEALLKLKKSLVHTGALDSWVPSSNPCQGPWDGLICLNGIVTGLRLGSMDLSGNIDVDALIDIRGLRTISLTNNSFSGPLPAFNRLGSLKGLYLTRNQFSGEIPSDYFSTLTSLKKLWLSKNKFTGQIPKSVMQLTHLMELHLDDNQFSGPIPSTLPLSLKSLGLSNNKLEGEIPETLAKFDAKAFEGNEGLCGKQLGKQCEQANKALSPSPPPPPPSPEIEKSKINISKVMTMAGIAFLMIALLVFTSLVSSSRRKEEFNILGKENLDEVVEIQVSGSTRKGADSLKKANGSSRRGSQHGRASVSDLVMINDEKGSFGLPDLMKAAAEVLGNGGLGSAYKAVMANGLAVVVKRMREINRLGRDSFDAQIRKIGRLRHENILTPLAYHYRKEEKLLISEYVPKGSLLYVMHGDRGISHSELNWPTRLKIIQGIASGMNFLHSEFASLDLPHGNLKSSNILLDEHYVPLLTDYAFYPLVNATQASQAMFAYRAQDQHVSPKCDVYCLGIVILEIITGKFPSQYLSNGKGGTDVVQWVKSAIEENRETELIDPEIASEASEREMQRLLQIAAECTESNPENRLDMKEAIRRIQEIKV, encoded by the exons ATGGCCGCTGTTCGTCTTCTTCTCAGGTCTCACCTTcttatcttcttcttcctcttcctttcCTTCTTCCCTCTTTCCCTCTCCTTGTCAGAGAATGAGGCTCTCCTCAAACTCAAGAAATCTTTGGTCCATACTGGCGCTCTTGATTCTTGGGTTCCCAGCTCTAATCCTTGCCAGGGCCCATGGGATGGGCTCATCTGTTTAAATGGCATTGTCACTGGTCTCCGTCTTGGGAGTATGGATCTTTCCGGGAACATCGACGTTGACGCGTTGATTGACATCCGTGGCCTTCGGACTATCAGTCTTACCAACAATTCATTCTCTGGTCCACTGCCGGCGTTTAATCGTCTCGGTTCTTTGAAGGGTCTTTACTTAACTAGGAATCAGTTCTCCGGCGAAATACCTTCTGATTACTTCTCCACTCTGACGTCTCTGAAGAAACTCTGGCTCTCTAAAAACAAATTCACGGGACAAATTCCGAAATCGGTGATGCAGCTAACCCATCTTATGGAACTGCACCTCGATGATAACCAATTCTCAGGGCCCATTCCATCTACACTGCCACTGTCGCTAAAGTCTCTCGGCCTGTCAAACAACAAACTGGAAGGGGAAATTCCAGAGACTTTAGCCAAATTTGACGCCAAAGCATTCGAAGGAAACGAGGGGCTTTGCGGGAAGCAACTGGGCAAGCAGTGTGAGCAAGCAAACAAGGCATTATCGCCTTCGCCTCCGCCTCCGCCTCCGTCTCCAGAGATCGAGAAATCCAAGATCAACATCTCAAAGGTCATGACCATGGCGGGGATAGCATTCTTAATGATAGCCCTCTTGGTCTTCACGTCGCTCGTTTCGTCGAGCCGCAGAAAGGAGGAGTTCAACATTCTGGGCAAAGAGAACCTGGACGAGGTGGTGGAAATACAAGTATCAGGGTCGACCCGAAAGGGAGCCGATTCGTTGAAGAAAGCAAACGGATCAAGCCGGAGAGGGTCCCAGCACGGGCGGGCCAGCGTGAGCGATCTGGTGATGATAAACGACGAGAAGGGTTCCTTTGGGTTGCCGGATTTGATGAAAGCCGCGGCTGAGGTTCTGGGTAACGGTGGGTTGGGGTCGGCGTACAAGGCAGTGATGGCGAATGGCCTGGCGGTGGTGGTGAAGAGGATGAGGGAGATAAATAGATTGGGAAGAGATAGCTTTGACGCCCAGATCAGAAAGATTGGGAGACTACGCCATGAAAACATACTGACTCCATTGGCTTACCATTACAGGAAAGAGGAGAAGCTGCTGATCTCCGAATACGTTCCCAAAGGCAGCCTACTCTACGTCATGCATG GTGACCGTGGAATTTCTCATTCTGAGCTCAACTGGCCGACCCGATTGAAGATCATACAGGGAATAGCCAGTGGGATGAATTTCCTCCACTCCGAATTCGCATCCTTGGACCTGCCCCATGGAAATCTCAAGTCCAGCAACATTCTTCTCGATGAACACTACGTACCACTTCTCACAGACTACGCCTTTTATCCATTAGTCAATGCGACCCAAGCCTCCCAAGCCATGTTCGCATACAGGGCTCAAGACCAACATGTTTCCCCCAAGTGTGACGTCTACTGTCTGGGAATCGTCATTCTTGAAATCATTACTGGGAAATTCCCCTCCCAGTATCTCAGCAATGGCAAGGGAGGAACTGACGTTGTCCAGTGGGTCAAATCCGCCATTGAAGAGAACAGAGAGACGGAGCTGATAGACCCAGAGATAGCAAGTGAAGCTTCAGAAAGGGAGATGCAGCGGCTCCTCCAGATCGCCGCTGAATGCACTGAAAGCAACCCTGAAAATCGACTAGACATGAAGGAAGCCATTAGGAGGATACAGGAGATAAAAGTTTGA
- the LOC100261082 gene encoding uncharacterized protein LOC100261082, translating into MYRSAVKTLLLAPAARHRFSHLRTLLINSSRFSTVAASNHQSPNDECKPPQVQYAGSSSSAPSASSSSSESASSSASSAAEEAPRHEGQSPRQRRHRAEYQDEQARVLQASLHHVARLGWTETAMIAGAREVGVSPSIVGSFPRREAALVEFFMDDCLQRLIDRIDSEEELRNLIPSERISKLVKIRLEMQAPYISKWPQALSIQAQPLNVPTSFKQRAMLVDEIWHAVGDEASDIDWYVKRTILGGIYSSTEVYMLTDSSPDFGDTWTFLDSRVKDAFDLKKTIQEAQYLAEAVGAGIGSSLQGFMKKAFPGSSATG; encoded by the exons ATGTATCGGTCGGCGGTTAAGACTCTCCTTCTTGCTCCGGCGGCGCGCCACCGGTTCTCCCATCTTCGAACTCTGCTGATAAATTCTTCTAGGTTTTCTACAGTAGCTGCCTCTAATCATCAAAGCCCTAATGATGAATGTAAACCTCCTCAGGTGCAATATGCAGGTTCATCATCATCAGCGCCATCAGCATCATCATCGTCATCGGAGTCTGCGTCTTCGTCAGCGTCATCAGCGGCTGAGGAGGCGCCACGTCATGAGGGTCAGAGCCCGAGACAGCGACGGCACAGAGCTGAGTACCAAGATGAGCAGGCTCGTGTCCTCCAGGCCTCTCTTCATCATGTG GCACGGTTGGGATGGACTGAAACAGCCATGATTGCAGGTGCTAGGGAGGTTGGTGTTTCCCCTTCTATTGTCGGATCTTTCCCTAGGAGAGAAGCTGCCCTAGTGGAG TTTTTCATGGATGACTGCTTGCAAAGGCTTATTGATAGAATTGACTCTGAAGAGGAGTTGAGAAACTTGATACCTAGTGAGCGCATCTCAAAACTTGTCAAGATTCGCCTAGAAATGCAAGCTCCCTATATATCAAAATGGCCTCAAGCTCTTAGCATTCAG GCACAACCATTGAATGTCCCTACAAGTTTTAAGCAGCGGGCAATGCTGGTTGATGAGATCTGGCATGCTGTGGGTGATGAGGCATCTGATATTGATTGGTATGTGAAGCGCACCATACTTGGAGGAATTTACTCATCAACTGAAGTGTACATGCTGACTGATAGTTCCCCAG ACTTTGGTGATACATGGACATTCTTGGACAGTCGAGTTAAAGATGCTTTTGATCTGAAGAAAACCATTCAAGAG GCACAATATTTAGCTGAAGCTGTTGGTGCAGGAATAGGGAGCTCCCTACAAGGATTTATGAAGAAAGCCTTTCCAGGTTCATCGGCAACAGGATGA
- the LOC100266293 gene encoding actin — protein MHHQSFPASCICSLLSRLQQVVFQGTNMDFDEKQAVVCDNGSGLVKAGFAGDDAPCVVFPSVIGWPRNKHAMIGIGQKEMYLGDEAQARRGVLRLSYPINHGMVRDWEAMERLWQHTFEKELRVSIEERPVLLTEPPLNPKFNKEKMVEIMFEAFEIPATYVAIQAVLSLYASGRTTGIVMDSGEGVTHVVPIYEGYALPHAIQRLDLAGRDLTDYLTKILTEEGYVFTTSADREIVKDIKEQTTYVAMDFEKELATSRESLELDKQYELPDGQVITIGTGRFKCPEILFDPSKVGIESCGVHDIVLKSIRRCDMDIRRDMYGNVVLSGGTTMVPGLADRLAKELSSLAPPGVRVRVVAPPERKYSVWIGGSILASLSTFEQMWIKKEEYMESGSSIVHMKCF, from the exons ATGCATCACCAGTCTTTTCCAGCCTCTTGCATCTGTTCTCTCTTATCTCGTCTTCAGCAAGTTGTTTTTCAGGGCACAAACATGGATTTTGATGAGAAGCAGGCTGTTGTCTGTGACAATGGGTCTGGCTTAGTGAAG GCTGGTTTTGCTGGAGACGATGCACCATGTGTAGTTTTTCCTAGTGTGATAGGCTGGCCCCGAAACAAGCATGCGATGATTGGCATTGGACAGAAGGAAATGTACTTAGGAGATGAAGCTCAAGCAAGACGTGGTGTCCTCAGATTAAGTTACCCCATTAATCATGGAATGGTGAGAGATTGGGAAGCAATGGAGAGACTCTGGCAGCACACTTTTGAGAAGGAGCTCAGGGTTTCCATTGAAGAACGACCTGTCCTCTTAACAGAGCCACCCTTGAATCCTAAGTTCAATAAGGAGAAGATGGTGGAGATCATGTTTGAAGCTTTTGAAATCCCAGCCACCTATGTTGCAATTCAAGCTGTGCTCTCCTTGTATGCCAGTGGCCGAACCACAG GTATTGTAATGGACTCTGGAGAAGGAGTCACACATGTGGTTCCCATCTATGAGGGCTATGCACTTCCACATGCAATTCAACGTCTCGATCTAGCAGGCAGGGACCTCACAGACTACCTCACCAAGATCCTAACTGAAGAAGGCTACGTGTTCACCACATCAGCTGACAGAGAAATTGTTAAGGACATAAAGGAACAAACCACATACGTAGCAATGGATTTTGAGAAGGAACTAGCCACATCAAGGGAAAGCTTAGAGCTTGACAAGCAATATGAATTGCCAGACGGGCAAGTCATAACAATCGGAACAGGACGGTTCAAGTGCCCTGAAATACTATTTGATCCAAGCAAAGTGGGAATAGAGTCATGTGGAGTACATGATATCGTGTTGAAGTCAATTAGAAGGTGTGATATGGATATCAGGAGAGACATGTATGGGAATGTGGTGCTTAGTGGGGGCACTACTATGGTGCCAGGCTTGGCTGATAGGCTGGCGAAGGAGCTGAGCTCACTGGCACCTCCTGGGGTGAGGGTGAGAGTGGTTGCACCACCAGAGAGGAAGTATAGTGTTTGGATTGGTGGGTCCATTCTGGCTTCACTAAGCACCTTTGAGCAG ATGTGGATTAAAAAGGAAGAGTACATGGAGTCCGGTTCCTCCATTGTCCACATGAAATGCTTCTAA
- the LOC100255995 gene encoding uncharacterized protein LOC100255995: MASTSEIVAKLNLQPHPEGGFFSETLRDTSVILPKSILPSEYKVERPVSTSIFFLLPSGNISCLHRIPCAETWHFYMGEPLTVVELNEKDGKVKLTCLGPDILGDNQQLQYTVEPNVWFGAFPTKDLSILPNGVPEKNPARDGEHHYSLVGCTCAPAFQFEDFELGKRSELISQFPDNELFVSLLTYPE; encoded by the exons ATGGCGTCTACATCAGAGATTGTTGCCAAGTTGAATCTGCAGCCTCACCCAGAAGGAGGGTTTTTCTCAGAAACCCTCAGAGACACCTCAGTCATTCTCCCCAAATCTATACTTCCCTCCGAGT ATAAGGTTGAACGCCCTGTCAGTACATCGATCTTCTTCTTGCTTCCTTCTGGGAATATATCGTGCCTTCACCGAATTCCATGTGCAGAAACCTGGCACTTTTACATGGGAGAGCCTTTGACG GTAGTGGAACTGAATGAAAAAGATGGAAAAGTGAAGCTAACCTGCCTGGGGCCAGATATACTTGGAGATAATCAGCAACTGCAGTACACGGTGGAGCCGAACGTCTGGTTTGGTGCATTCCCAACGAAGGACTTAAGCATTCTGCCAAATGGGGTGCCGGAAAAAAATCCAGCAAGGGATGGGGAGCACCACTACTCTCTTGTGGGATGCACTTGTGCACCTGCCTTCCAGTTCGAGGATTTTGAGCTGGGGAAACGATCTGAGCTCATATCACAGTTCCCTGATAATGAATTATTCGTCTCTTTGCTCACCTATCCAGAGTGA
- the LOC132254654 gene encoding sm-like protein LSM1B produces the protein MEEVGVKRPIFKEESKEEQLILKTSFKEARKRQSPRVDILLILLCVITEKLLVLLRDGRKLLGVLRSFDQFANAVLEGACERAIVGDIYCDIPLGLYVIRGENVVLLGELDLDKEELPPHMTRVPEAEIKRAQKAEREATDLKGSMRKRMEFLDFD, from the exons ATGGAAGAGGTGGGTGTAAAGAGACCCATTTTcaaagaagaaagcaaagagGAACAGCTAATTCTTAAGACTTCATTCAAAGAAGCCAGGAAAAGGCAAAGCCCGCGAGTTGATATT CTTCTTATCCTTTTATGTGTTATCACAGAAAAACTTCTTGTCTTGTTACGAGATGGCCGAAAGCTCTTGGGTGTACTTCGTTCTTTCGATCAATTTG CAAATGCTGTTCTTGAAGGTGCTTGTGAGCGAGCTATTGTTGGGGATATCTACTGTGACATTCCCCTAGGCCTATATGTTATCCGCGGGGAGAATGTTGTCTTACTTGGTGAACTG GATTTGGATAAGGAGGAGCTTCCTCCGCATATGACCCGTGTGCCTGAAGCAGAGATAAAAAGG GCTCAGAAAGCTGAAAGGGAAGCTACAGATTTGAAGGGCTCCATGAGAAAGAGAATGGAGTTCCTTGATTTTGACTAA
- the LOC100250857 gene encoding sm-like protein LSM1B, with the protein MSWAGPEDLLFSTSLASYLDKKLLVLLRDGRKLLGVLRSFDQFANAVLEGACERAIVGDIYCDIPLGLYVIRGENVVLLGELDLDKEELPPHMTRVPEAEIKRAQKAEREATDLKGSMRKRMEFLDFD; encoded by the exons ATGTCGTGGGCTGGCCCAGAAGATCTTCTCTTTTCCACTTCCCTTGCAAGCTATCTTGATA AAAAACTTCTTGTCTTGTTACGAGATGGCCGAAAGCTCTTGGGTGTACTTCGTTCTTTCGATCAATTTG CAAATGCTGTTCTTGAAGGTGCTTGTGAGCGAGCTATTGTTGGGGATATCTACTGTGACATTCCCCTAGGCCTATATGTTATCCGCGGGGAGAATGTTGTCTTACTTGGTGAACTG GATTTGGATAAGGAGGAGCTTCCTCCGCATATGACCCGTGTGCCTGAAGCAGAGATAAAAAGG GCTCAGAAAGCTGAAAGGGAAGCTACAGATTTGAAGGGCTCCATGAGAAAGAGAATGGAGTTCCTTGATTTTGACTAA
- the LOC100257848 gene encoding protein NEGATIVE GRAVITROPIC RESPONSE OF ROOTS, translated as MTKFCTNPFRAADNERRCQQEPQKEEFSDWPHGLLAIGTFGKNDVKEDPEKHNLQGSLPSSQDHLQDLTPEEVGKLQKELKSLLHKQVSAEHGSIPELDNPNLPLDKILDSLSSWGFDTATSNASTNDLKQRDDRLQRNSGLIISRGKDVCLDDSKSAIAKKSLSFLLKKMFICRSGFAPTPSLKDPVPESRMDKILRLLLHKKIYPQSSSSTLSIMRYLANRHMPKSDNEDEVNEKVTEGSKWVKTDSEYIVLEI; from the exons ATGACCAAGTTTTGTACTAATCCTTTTCGTGCTGCTGACAACGAGAGGA GGTGTCAGCAAGAACCTCAAAAAGAAGAATTCAGTGACTGGCCTCATGGGCTTCTGGCAATTGGGACGTTCGGGAAAAATGATGTGAAGGAAGATCCAGAGAAGCACAATCTTCAGGGGAGCCTGCCTTCCTCCCAAGATCACCTGCAAGATCTCACACCTGAAGAAGTGGGAAAACTTCAGAAAGAGTTGAAGTCATTATTGCATAAACAAGTTTCAGCTGAACATGGTTCAATTCCAGAACTAGACAATCCTAATCTTCCATTGGATAAAATTCTTGATTCGTTGTCAAGCTGGGGATTTGATACAGCAACTAGCAATGCATCTACCAATGATTTGAAACAAAGAGACGACCGTCTACAGCGTAACAGCGGCCTAATTATCAGTAGAGGGAAAGATGTTTGTTTGGATGACAGTAAGAGTGCCATAGCGAAAAAATCATTGTCTTTTCTTCTTAAAAAGATGTTTATTTGCAGAAGTGGTTTTGCTCCAACCCCCAGTTTAAAAGATCCAGTTCCAGAGTCAAGAATGGACAAG ATTCTGAGGTTGCTGCTTCACAAGAAAATATACCCCCAAAGTTCTAGTTCAACATTGTCTATTATGAGATACTTGGCGAATAGGCATATGCCCAAATCTGACAATGAAGATGAAGTAAATGAGAAGGTGACGGAAGGAAGTAAATGGGTGAAGACGGATTCTGAAT ACATTGTTCTTGAGATATAA